The following coding sequences are from one Paenibacillus sp. JDR-2 window:
- a CDS encoding CPBP family intramembrane glutamic endopeptidase → MKKFDLRNIRVRQLSVDEIDDRMLLVNLYVTQAITIIIGLVWALFQRSNPFLLLRFPDNLDFLWWGLGLGAAVIAVDLLISRWVPEEATDDGGINERIFKNRPVWHIAVISLVVAICEELLFRGAVQHSFGPYWTSIIFAAIHVRYLKHWIPTGLVFSISYGLGWIYIQSGNLWAPIVAHFLVDFIMGLIIRFRREQTEQ, encoded by the coding sequence ATGAAAAAATTCGATCTCCGCAACATCCGTGTGCGTCAACTATCCGTCGATGAGATTGACGACCGCATGCTGCTAGTAAATCTTTACGTTACGCAAGCAATTACTATTATTATCGGTTTGGTGTGGGCATTATTTCAGCGTTCCAATCCATTTCTGTTGTTACGATTTCCTGACAACCTCGATTTCTTATGGTGGGGACTGGGATTAGGAGCCGCGGTAATCGCGGTTGACCTGCTCATATCCAGATGGGTGCCCGAGGAAGCAACTGATGACGGCGGTATTAATGAACGGATATTCAAGAACAGACCGGTATGGCATATTGCCGTTATTTCTTTAGTGGTCGCCATTTGCGAAGAGTTATTGTTCCGGGGGGCTGTTCAGCACTCCTTTGGTCCTTATTGGACAAGCATTATTTTCGCGGCTATCCATGTCCGTTACTTGAAGCATTGGATTCCTACGGGTCTTGTCTTTTCGATCAGTTATGGGTTAGGTTGGATTTATATCCAGTCCGGTAACTTATGGGCGCCGATTGTTGCGCATTTCCTGGTCGATTTCATTATGGGGCTGATTATCCGATTTAGGAGGGAGCAAACAGAGCAGTGA
- a CDS encoding polysaccharide deacetylase family protein, which yields MTKATMNTICAVFALTALLTSCSSPSKTTAGSVNALPSASSAAAQSPSSQQTSPAPETPTLSATPAAEPSPSPKVKAPLYKMTTVYRLVPIDETKTSKKAVLLTFDDAPHNEEVINSLLDTLDKHKAKAIFFVNGYRVKQHPELLKLINDRGQTIGNHSWDHIDLKKEEPGKVESQIADVQAEVKALIGKEPIFFRPPYGSGGDTVKAAAKNHGMLFMTWSNGSLDWEQKAPGDPDKVIGNVLEQLHPGANILMHELKWTAAALDGLLTKLGEKGYSFIDPETIKVSP from the coding sequence ATGACGAAAGCAACTATGAATACGATCTGTGCCGTTTTTGCCCTTACAGCCCTATTGACCTCTTGCAGTTCGCCGTCCAAGACGACCGCCGGAAGCGTGAACGCACTGCCTTCTGCCAGTTCAGCAGCCGCTCAGTCGCCTTCGAGCCAGCAGACATCACCTGCCCCTGAAACCCCAACACTTTCGGCAACTCCTGCGGCAGAGCCAAGTCCTTCACCCAAAGTCAAAGCTCCGCTGTATAAAATGACTACCGTCTACCGGCTCGTCCCTATTGATGAGACAAAAACATCCAAAAAAGCTGTTTTGCTTACCTTTGACGATGCTCCTCATAATGAAGAGGTAATAAATAGCCTGCTCGATACCTTAGACAAGCATAAGGCAAAAGCGATTTTTTTCGTTAACGGCTATAGAGTGAAGCAGCATCCCGAGCTGTTGAAGCTGATCAATGACCGCGGCCAAACGATCGGCAATCATTCCTGGGATCATATCGATCTAAAGAAAGAAGAACCTGGCAAGGTAGAGTCGCAAATCGCGGATGTCCAAGCTGAGGTTAAGGCGTTAATCGGCAAGGAACCGATATTCTTCCGGCCGCCGTACGGATCCGGCGGCGATACGGTGAAGGCTGCAGCAAAAAACCACGGCATGCTGTTCATGACGTGGTCGAATGGTTCACTGGATTGGGAGCAGAAAGCTCCCGGCGATCCGGACAAAGTAATCGGCAATGTGCTGGAGCAGCTTCATCCCGGCGCCAATATTCTGATGCATGAATTAAAATGGACGGCTGCCGCACTCGACGGCTTGCTCACAAAGCTCGGGGAAAAGGGGTATTCCTTTATCGATCCCGAGACGATTAAAGTCAGTCCGTAA
- a CDS encoding genetic competence negative regulator, which produces MKIERLSQDKIRIFLTFDDLLERGIQKEDMWREIPKVHDLFSEMMEQAYSELGFDASGPLAVEVFALPAQGMVVIVTRGKMNGHSDERATDDEDTEDEIYEMEVTMEQSDIVMYSFRDFEDVINVCKQLQAASLTEDGRLYSYNGKWILALEPALIETARHNAVIALLAEYGEATSVTYAMLEEYGKVIMPSQAVREICTHFYN; this is translated from the coding sequence ATGAAAATCGAACGGCTTAGTCAGGACAAGATACGGATTTTCCTGACGTTCGACGACCTGCTTGAGCGTGGGATCCAGAAGGAGGACATGTGGCGCGAAATTCCCAAAGTACACGATCTATTCAGCGAAATGATGGAGCAAGCGTACAGTGAACTTGGTTTCGATGCCAGCGGCCCTCTTGCGGTCGAAGTGTTTGCACTCCCCGCCCAAGGTATGGTGGTGATAGTCACCCGTGGCAAGATGAACGGTCATTCCGATGAACGGGCAACCGATGATGAAGACACGGAAGACGAGATATACGAGATGGAAGTTACGATGGAGCAGAGCGATATCGTGATGTATTCATTCCGGGATTTTGAGGATGTCATTAATGTATGCAAACAGCTCCAGGCAGCTTCGCTTACAGAGGATGGACGCTTGTATTCCTATAACGGAAAATGGATCCTTGCCCTTGAACCGGCTTTGATCGAAACGGCGCGTCATAACGCGGTTATCGCGCTGCTTGCCGAATACGGAGAAGCGACATCCGTTACCTACGCGATGCTGGAGGAGTACGGCAAGGTTATTATGCCATCTCAAGCTGTCCGGGAAATTTGCACTCATTTCTATAATTGA
- a CDS encoding Glu/Leu/Phe/Val family dehydrogenase encodes MADNNDVLKSTQVVIEEALLKLGYKEDMIELLKEPMRILSVRIPVKMDDGKTKVFTGYRAQHNDAVGPTKGGVRFHPAVTENEVKALSIWMSLKCGIADLPYGGGKGGVICDPRKMSFGELERLSRGYVRAVSQIVGPTKDIPAPDVMTNSQIMAWMLDEYSRIREFDSPGFITGKPIVLGGSRGRETATARGVVIMIHEALALKGIELNKARIVIQGFGNAGSYLAKFMHEAGARVIGISDVNGALYNEDGLDIPYLLDRRDSFGNVTNLFPQTISNSDLLELECDVLVPAAIENQITEDNAPRIKATIVVEAANGPTTLEATRILTQRGILLVPDVLASAGGVIVSYFEWVQNNQGFYWDEQEVDDRLRVMMIRGFNQVYEIHKSRNVNMRLAAYMAGVRKMAEAVRYRGWV; translated from the coding sequence ATGGCGGATAACAACGATGTGCTCAAATCAACACAGGTAGTTATTGAAGAGGCCCTATTGAAGCTTGGCTATAAAGAGGATATGATTGAACTCTTGAAAGAACCGATGCGTATCTTGAGCGTCAGGATACCCGTCAAGATGGATGACGGGAAGACCAAGGTGTTTACCGGTTACCGGGCTCAGCATAACGATGCTGTAGGTCCTACAAAGGGTGGAGTCCGCTTCCATCCAGCCGTAACGGAGAATGAAGTAAAGGCGTTATCCATCTGGATGAGCTTGAAATGCGGAATCGCCGATCTGCCTTACGGCGGAGGAAAAGGCGGAGTTATCTGCGATCCCAGAAAAATGTCCTTTGGGGAACTGGAGCGGCTCAGCCGCGGATATGTCCGCGCCGTAAGCCAGATTGTGGGCCCGACGAAAGACATTCCGGCTCCGGATGTAATGACCAACTCGCAAATTATGGCATGGATGCTGGATGAGTACAGCCGGATTAGGGAATTCGATTCTCCCGGCTTTATTACCGGCAAGCCAATCGTGCTCGGCGGCTCCAGAGGACGGGAGACGGCTACGGCGCGCGGCGTTGTCATTATGATTCATGAGGCGCTCGCCCTTAAAGGGATTGAGCTGAATAAGGCAAGAATTGTCATTCAAGGCTTCGGCAATGCCGGAAGTTACCTTGCCAAATTCATGCATGAGGCCGGTGCGCGCGTAATTGGTATATCCGATGTGAACGGAGCGTTGTATAATGAAGATGGATTAGATATTCCTTACTTGCTCGACCGGAGAGATTCCTTCGGCAATGTAACGAATCTATTCCCGCAGACGATTTCCAACAGCGATCTGCTCGAGCTGGAATGCGATGTGCTTGTTCCGGCTGCCATCGAGAACCAGATTACGGAGGATAATGCTCCGCGTATCAAGGCGACCATCGTTGTAGAAGCGGCGAATGGCCCAACGACCCTGGAAGCGACAAGGATTTTAACCCAGCGGGGCATTCTTCTTGTTCCGGATGTTCTGGCAAGCGCCGGAGGGGTTATCGTTTCCTATTTCGAATGGGTTCAGAACAATCAAGGTTTCTACTGGGATGAACAAGAAGTGGATGACCGGCTGCGCGTCATGATGATCCGCGGCTTTAACCAAGTATATGAGATTCATAAATCAAGAAATGTGAACATGCGGCTTGCCGCCTATATGGCAGGCGTACGCAAAATGGCAGAGGCGGTGCGTTATCGCGGCTGGGTATAA
- the prsW gene encoding glutamic-type intramembrane protease PrsW: MLLFSVLTAAVAPGISLLTYLYLKDRYDAEPIHMVVRMFLLGVLIVVPIVVIQRGLQLWFGDHQPMLFSFVESAGIEEFLKWFVLYHMIYNHTEFDEPYDGIVYAASISLGFATLENVMYAIYSPSTFGTLLMRALLPVSGHALFGVMMGYYVGKAKFATSSKRNIYLAISLCLPLLLHGTYDYIMISFKTNWIYVIIPFMVALWVWGLRKMNRANSRSPFRFISREDEVKL; encoded by the coding sequence TTGCTATTGTTTTCTGTGCTGACTGCCGCGGTGGCCCCGGGTATATCGCTGCTTACGTATTTGTATCTGAAGGACCGTTATGACGCAGAGCCGATTCATATGGTCGTTCGCATGTTTCTGCTCGGCGTCCTCATTGTCGTGCCGATTGTAGTTATCCAACGCGGGCTGCAGCTATGGTTCGGCGACCATCAGCCCATGCTGTTCTCTTTTGTAGAGTCGGCCGGCATTGAGGAATTTCTGAAATGGTTCGTGCTCTATCATATGATTTACAATCACACGGAGTTCGACGAGCCGTATGACGGGATTGTCTATGCGGCTTCGATCTCGCTTGGCTTTGCAACGCTGGAGAATGTAATGTACGCGATTTACTCGCCATCCACGTTCGGAACCTTGCTCATGCGCGCGCTGCTGCCCGTTTCCGGGCATGCGCTGTTTGGCGTCATGATGGGTTACTACGTCGGCAAGGCGAAGTTCGCTACCTCCTCCAAGCGCAACATTTATCTAGCGATTTCGTTATGTCTTCCGTTACTGCTGCACGGAACGTACGACTACATCATGATTTCGTTCAAGACCAACTGGATTTATGTCATTATCCCGTTTATGGTGGCTTTGTGGGTATGGGGACTCCGAAAAATGAACCGTGCCAATTCACGCTCGCCGTTCCGCTTCATCAGCCGTGAAGATGAGGTTAAACTATAA
- the ypeB gene encoding germination protein YpeB, giving the protein MYRRLSAVLFPIMTLFLIGSVYWGYQEHQEKNSILIKAENQYQRAFHDLTYHVEQLHQQLGNTLAVNSTSQSYHRKGLVNVWRLTSQAQNEINQLPLTILPFNEAEDFLSHISNFAYKTSVRDLTKQPLSQDEFKTLKTLYAKSEDISKDLYKMQEKVLSDHLRWMDVEVALAKQNSPNDNTIIDGFKTVDKKVSEYPEINWGPSVASMYQKRTINMLSGSMVTAEDVKKHVTEFLGKKPAEIRVVENGKGTEYSSFSATVTEPKSGQKLQMDYTQRGGKLIWFMDTRDIGEKKIDQNKAQASAEKFLDEHGFKGMRAVSYNMFDNTGAFTFVSTQNGVLIYPEKLTVKVALDNGEAVGLQANDYVYEQHKRSIPAAKLSKAEARKALNPEFKVANDQMALIMNELGEEALCYEFTGSINGSDYRIYINAESGVEEAIEELSPLDKRTSSGK; this is encoded by the coding sequence ATGTATAGACGTCTAAGCGCGGTGTTGTTCCCCATCATGACGCTTTTCTTAATTGGCTCAGTATACTGGGGCTATCAAGAGCACCAAGAGAAAAACTCGATTCTCATTAAGGCCGAAAACCAGTACCAGCGTGCTTTCCATGATCTCACCTATCATGTCGAGCAGCTGCATCAGCAGCTCGGCAACACGCTGGCGGTCAACTCCACCTCCCAAAGCTACCATCGCAAAGGGCTCGTTAACGTGTGGCGTCTGACAAGTCAGGCACAAAACGAAATCAACCAGCTTCCTTTGACGATACTGCCTTTCAACGAAGCGGAAGATTTCTTGTCGCACATCTCCAATTTCGCTTACAAAACTTCCGTAAGGGATCTAACCAAGCAGCCTTTGTCCCAAGACGAATTCAAGACGCTGAAAACCCTGTATGCCAAATCGGAGGATATCTCCAAGGATTTGTACAAAATGCAGGAGAAGGTGCTGAGCGATCATCTGCGCTGGATGGATGTTGAGGTTGCTCTTGCAAAGCAGAACTCGCCAAATGACAATACCATAATCGACGGGTTCAAAACGGTAGACAAAAAAGTAAGCGAGTACCCTGAGATTAACTGGGGTCCTTCGGTCGCAAGCATGTATCAGAAGCGTACCATCAATATGCTGAGCGGCAGCATGGTTACGGCAGAGGACGTGAAGAAGCACGTAACCGAGTTTCTTGGCAAGAAGCCGGCGGAAATCCGCGTGGTGGAAAACGGCAAAGGCACGGAGTATTCTTCCTTCTCCGCTACTGTTACCGAGCCGAAGTCCGGTCAGAAGCTGCAGATGGATTATACGCAAAGGGGCGGCAAGCTGATCTGGTTTATGGATACCCGGGATATCGGGGAGAAAAAGATCGATCAGAACAAAGCGCAAGCTTCGGCTGAGAAGTTCTTGGATGAACATGGATTTAAAGGCATGAGGGCAGTCAGCTACAACATGTTCGATAATACAGGCGCCTTCACCTTTGTCAGCACGCAAAACGGCGTGCTTATCTATCCGGAGAAGCTCACCGTTAAGGTAGCGCTGGATAATGGAGAAGCGGTAGGTCTTCAGGCAAATGACTACGTCTATGAACAGCATAAGCGCAGCATTCCGGCAGCAAAGCTGTCCAAGGCAGAAGCCCGCAAAGCTCTTAACCCCGAATTCAAGGTAGCGAATGATCAGATGGCCCTGATCATGAACGAATTGGGCGAAGAAGCATTATGTTATGAATTTACGGGCAGCATTAACGGCAGCGATTACCGGATTTACATCAATGCGGAGAGCGGTGTCGAAGAAGCGATTGAAGAGCTGTCACCGCTCGACAAACGGACAAGTTCCGGCAAATAA
- a CDS encoding flagellar brake protein gives MLPRVNQMLFFEIASADEEEAAVEYKARIADELEDGLLIENPLNITSGRMKRLYLGDELSVYYVSDDGIKHYFDSHVIGFRDDVVKLIKIRKPDPERITKIQRRHFLRVSADLEIAVNLSGNIRFVTVTDDVGGGGISFICDGKWSIASGMEMDCWLLIPYKNGTLEHASFKAEVVRVVDLVTGRKQVMCKFNAISDSERQKIIRFCFERQLEFRGR, from the coding sequence TTGTTGCCTAGAGTAAACCAAATGTTGTTTTTCGAGATCGCATCTGCTGATGAAGAAGAGGCGGCTGTAGAATACAAAGCGAGAATTGCGGATGAGCTGGAAGATGGTTTACTTATCGAGAATCCACTCAATATAACATCGGGCCGAATGAAACGGCTTTATTTAGGGGACGAGCTGTCGGTTTATTACGTATCCGATGACGGTATCAAGCATTATTTCGACTCGCATGTCATTGGCTTCCGCGATGATGTCGTTAAGCTGATCAAGATCCGCAAGCCGGATCCCGAACGGATTACAAAGATACAACGCCGGCATTTTCTTCGCGTATCGGCCGATCTCGAGATCGCCGTAAACCTGTCGGGCAATATCCGATTCGTCACGGTTACCGATGATGTAGGCGGCGGGGGGATTTCCTTCATATGCGACGGGAAATGGTCGATTGCGTCCGGCATGGAAATGGACTGCTGGCTGCTGATTCCATACAAGAACGGGACTCTTGAGCATGCTTCCTTCAAGGCGGAGGTTGTACGGGTTGTTGATCTCGTAACGGGACGCAAGCAGGTCATGTGCAAATTTAATGCCATCAGCGACAGCGAGCGGCAAAAAATAATCAGATTCTGCTTCGAAAGACAGCTGGAATTCCGCGGGAGATAA
- the cmk gene encoding (d)CMP kinase, with amino-acid sequence MLVMQQDGDSDRINIAIDGPAGAGKSTVARKVAEQLDYIYIDTGAMYRAVTLSAQRAGIEPLDNERLAEHARTLDIKLAPGEKGQAVFLNGENITDLIRSREVTLAVSHIAANETVRELLSKLQRQLAERKGVVMDGRDIGSHVLPNAELKIFLTASVQERAQRRYKEIAGTQSITLEQLEREIAERDRLDEQREISPLICAKDAIVLDSTSMSIDEVAASIVKLSRTKLAEAK; translated from the coding sequence ATGTTGGTGATGCAGCAAGACGGTGACAGCGACCGGATTAACATTGCGATAGACGGTCCTGCAGGTGCAGGAAAGAGTACGGTCGCACGCAAGGTTGCCGAACAGCTAGATTATATCTATATCGATACGGGTGCGATGTATCGGGCTGTTACACTTAGTGCCCAGAGGGCGGGAATCGAGCCGCTGGACAATGAAAGACTGGCTGAGCACGCCAGGACGCTGGATATCAAGCTGGCGCCTGGAGAGAAAGGTCAAGCCGTCTTCTTGAATGGCGAGAACATAACGGATCTGATCCGTTCCAGGGAAGTCACACTTGCCGTCTCGCATATCGCAGCTAATGAAACCGTAAGAGAATTGCTTAGCAAGCTTCAGCGGCAATTGGCAGAGCGCAAAGGCGTTGTCATGGACGGCCGGGATATCGGGTCGCATGTGCTGCCGAACGCCGAATTGAAAATTTTCCTTACCGCATCCGTACAAGAACGTGCACAGCGGCGTTACAAAGAGATTGCGGGAACGCAGTCGATTACCTTGGAGCAGCTTGAACGGGAAATTGCGGAACGCGACCGCTTGGATGAGCAGCGTGAGATTTCACCGCTCATTTGCGCAAAGGACGCAATTGTACTTGACAGCACGTCGATGTCAATCGATGAAGTTGCGGCTTCCATTGTGAAATTAAGCCGAACCAAATTGGCGGAGGCGAAGTAA
- a CDS encoding lysophospholipid acyltransferase family protein, producing the protein MLYGIFKAVFNVLYGLLFRLEVRGLENIPKEGSVILCSNHISLLDPPAVGIRVPRMVHYMAKAELFKIPVFGPLIRAWGAFPVKRGVGKDAIRSALNLLGEGKVMGIFPEGTRNSDGAAAKKGAAMIAYRSGAAIIPVAVVGHYKLFRKMRVFYGKPVDISAIINESSPDKLDRITDAIMSRIYEMIEKNK; encoded by the coding sequence ATGTTATATGGCATTTTTAAAGCAGTGTTTAATGTCCTGTACGGATTATTGTTCCGCCTTGAAGTCCGAGGATTGGAGAATATCCCGAAGGAAGGATCCGTAATCCTGTGCTCGAACCATATCAGCCTGCTTGATCCGCCTGCTGTCGGCATCAGAGTGCCGCGCATGGTTCATTATATGGCCAAAGCCGAGTTGTTCAAAATTCCGGTATTCGGTCCTTTGATCCGGGCTTGGGGCGCATTTCCCGTAAAAAGGGGAGTCGGCAAGGATGCGATCCGCTCCGCGCTTAACCTTCTTGGCGAAGGAAAAGTGATGGGGATTTTCCCGGAGGGCACGCGCAACAGCGACGGAGCCGCAGCAAAGAAAGGCGCAGCGATGATTGCTTACCGCAGCGGTGCAGCAATTATTCCCGTAGCGGTAGTGGGCCATTATAAGCTTTTCCGTAAAATGAGAGTTTTCTACGGCAAACCGGTTGATATTTCTGCTATTATAAATGAATCCTCGCCGGATAAGCTGGACCGTATTACGGATGCCATTATGTCTCGCATTTATGAGATGATTGAGAAGAACAAATAA
- the rpsA gene encoding 30S ribosomal protein S1, with amino-acid sequence MSEEINVQDQAAMDNFVSLKKGDTVKGTIIKIDDNQAYVSLGYKYDGVIPVRELSAVQLDNANDAVQVGQEVELKVVSIDDEKEKLVLSKRLIDGERAWDGLQSRFESGEVFEVAVADVVKGGLVADVGVRGFIPASMVERHFVEDFSDYKGRTLRVKVKEIDRENNKVILSAKDVLDAEFEQNKQHVIAGLQVGAQLEGTVQRLTPFGAFVDIGGIDGLVHVSELSWQHVAHPKDVVSEGQQVTVKVLKVDPAAGKISLSIKAAQPGPWESAAGQFNVGDIVTGTVRRLVTFGAFVEIAPGVEGLVHISQIAHRHIATPFEVLKEGQEVQAKVLDFNPAEKRVSLSIKETEEAPEQPAAEQAPKAGRPQRERTPQVKPEDLGNNPNVSLNSSSMSYSLAERFGDKLSKLK; translated from the coding sequence ATGTCAGAAGAAATCAATGTTCAAGACCAGGCAGCAATGGACAACTTTGTGTCCTTGAAAAAAGGCGATACTGTTAAAGGTACAATCATCAAAATCGATGATAACCAAGCTTATGTAAGCCTTGGATATAAATATGACGGTGTCATTCCGGTTCGCGAGCTTTCCGCTGTGCAACTGGATAACGCAAACGATGCCGTTCAAGTTGGCCAAGAGGTTGAACTGAAGGTTGTCAGCATCGACGACGAGAAAGAAAAGCTTGTTTTGTCTAAGCGCCTGATCGACGGCGAGCGCGCTTGGGACGGTCTGCAAAGCCGCTTCGAAAGCGGTGAGGTATTCGAAGTAGCAGTTGCTGACGTTGTAAAAGGCGGCCTCGTGGCTGACGTTGGCGTACGCGGCTTCATTCCTGCTTCGATGGTAGAGCGTCACTTCGTTGAAGATTTCAGCGATTACAAAGGCCGTACGCTCCGCGTTAAAGTGAAAGAAATCGACCGCGAGAACAATAAAGTGATCCTGTCGGCAAAAGACGTGCTGGACGCTGAGTTCGAGCAAAACAAACAACATGTCATTGCCGGCCTGCAAGTTGGCGCACAGCTGGAAGGTACTGTACAACGCCTTACACCGTTTGGCGCATTCGTTGATATCGGCGGCATCGATGGTCTGGTTCACGTATCCGAGCTGTCCTGGCAGCATGTTGCTCATCCGAAGGATGTTGTATCCGAAGGCCAACAGGTTACGGTTAAAGTACTTAAAGTTGATCCTGCAGCAGGCAAAATCAGCCTGAGCATCAAAGCAGCTCAACCGGGCCCTTGGGAATCCGCTGCCGGCCAATTCAACGTTGGCGACATTGTAACGGGTACGGTTCGCCGCCTTGTTACTTTCGGCGCATTTGTTGAAATCGCTCCAGGCGTTGAAGGCCTTGTGCACATCTCTCAAATCGCTCACCGTCACATCGCAACTCCTTTCGAAGTATTGAAAGAGGGCCAAGAAGTGCAAGCGAAAGTGCTTGATTTCAACCCTGCGGAAAAACGCGTAAGCCTGAGCATCAAAGAAACAGAAGAAGCTCCCGAGCAGCCTGCTGCTGAGCAAGCTCCTAAAGCGGGCAGACCTCAACGTGAGCGTACTCCTCAGGTTAAGCCTGAAGATTTGGGCAACAACCCGAATGTCAGCTTGAACAGCTCCAGCATGAGCTACTCGCTGGCTGAGCGTTTCGGCGATAAGCTGAGCAAATTGAAATAA
- a CDS encoding YIEGIA family protein, whose translation MNAYLVEHKMLLGVLLGIVFGIVSRLLMLTTDYRQYPTYPHGRIIHISLGVIAAALGAVAVPALYNKDYTAITFLSLAAQQFRDVRKMERETLTKIDELELVSRGSTYIEGIAMVFEGRNYLVIMTALVTSLFSIVWNVYLGFAGGILSLLFVRYLKSGKAISHICRTEGAEVRVDGPDLFVGDIYIMNVGLQSNQEIIKERGMGFILTPYNPNGKVTIGNLGQRQAILYDLSTILGVYRDDGEPALIPMAKLDMKDGRLAVFFLPQERDMSKALQIINKVPILESAVRMPTEASVNKEAPNNG comes from the coding sequence ATGAATGCTTATCTTGTAGAGCACAAAATGCTATTAGGCGTATTGCTCGGAATTGTATTTGGCATTGTATCACGGCTTCTAATGCTGACTACCGATTACAGGCAGTATCCGACTTACCCCCACGGACGGATTATCCATATTTCGCTTGGCGTAATTGCCGCTGCGCTTGGAGCAGTTGCCGTTCCCGCGCTTTATAACAAGGACTATACGGCGATCACCTTCCTGTCTCTTGCCGCCCAGCAATTCCGTGATGTGAGGAAGATGGAAAGAGAGACCTTGACCAAGATCGACGAACTGGAGCTTGTCAGCCGGGGCTCCACTTACATTGAAGGCATTGCTATGGTCTTTGAAGGACGAAACTACCTTGTTATCATGACGGCATTGGTGACTAGCTTGTTCTCCATCGTCTGGAACGTTTATTTGGGCTTTGCAGGCGGGATTCTGTCATTGCTCTTTGTACGGTACCTTAAATCGGGCAAGGCGATATCCCACATTTGCCGTACCGAAGGAGCTGAGGTTCGCGTAGACGGTCCGGATCTGTTCGTCGGCGACATCTACATCATGAACGTTGGTCTGCAATCGAATCAGGAGATCATCAAGGAGCGTGGAATGGGCTTTATTCTGACTCCCTATAATCCGAATGGAAAAGTAACGATCGGCAACCTGGGCCAAAGACAGGCGATCCTGTACGATTTGTCCACGATTCTTGGCGTATACCGGGATGACGGAGAGCCGGCGCTTATTCCTATGGCTAAGCTGGATATGAAGGATGGACGGTTAGCCGTATTTTTCCTGCCGCAGGAGAGAGACATGTCCAAAGCGCTGCAAATCATTAACAAGGTGCCGATTCTGGAGTCAGCCGTCCGCATGCCTACGGAAGCTTCCGTTAATAAGGAGGCTCCGAACAATGGCTAA
- a CDS encoding capping complex subunit for YIEGIA: MAKIIAVVSTQHEKVGGGAPIFIEPDEKAMQQTAFLLEKILDASAHDLKNGTIVIVNHH; encoded by the coding sequence ATGGCTAAGATCATTGCGGTTGTATCCACCCAGCATGAGAAGGTTGGCGGTGGCGCGCCTATTTTTATTGAACCGGATGAGAAAGCGATGCAGCAGACCGCCTTCCTGCTCGAAAAAATATTGGATGCCAGCGCGCACGACTTGAAAAACGGCACGATTGTCATTGTAAACCATCATTAA